A region from the Beduinella massiliensis genome encodes:
- a CDS encoding DUF378 domain-containing protein, with the protein MMDRLSLLLVIIGAINWGLIGLFQFDLVAYLFGGQGAMISRIIYGLVGAAGLWSITLLFKDRETVKE; encoded by the coding sequence ATGATGGATCGTCTTTCGTTGCTGCTGGTCATCATCGGCGCGATCAACTGGGGGCTCATCGGCCTCTTCCAGTTTGACCTGGTGGCTTACCTGTTCGGCGGGCAGGGCGCGATGATCAGCCGGATCATCTACGGCCTCGTCGGCGCGGCGGGCCTGTGGTCGATCACGCTGCTGTTCAAGGACCGTGAAACCGTCAAGGAGTGA
- the cdaA gene encoding diadenylate cyclase CdaA, which yields MTELWDELSNMVWNILHRPRIADILDILIVAFLIYQLLKYTRQTRVSQVAKGIVVLLLASWLSELFGMRTLSTLLKWVISAGPVVLIVVFQPEIRRMLEGIGNSSLFDRVKTDDREIEVALIVTEMTRALLNMAKRRVGALIVIERRTRLTEIINTGTQVDGLISQPLIENIFEPNTPLHDGAVIVRGDRVVAAACLLNLSEGTGISRDLGTRHRAGLGISETTDATVFIVSEETGIVSMARGGKLTRHLDARSIELILHELYDAGPSEPQAPSLMNFFKRRQRHDERSDQEE from the coding sequence TTGACTGAATTATGGGACGAACTGTCGAACATGGTGTGGAACATCCTCCACCGCCCGCGCATCGCGGACATCCTGGATATCCTGATCGTCGCCTTTCTCATCTATCAACTTCTCAAGTACACGCGCCAGACGCGCGTGAGCCAGGTTGCCAAGGGCATCGTGGTGCTGCTGCTGGCCTCGTGGCTGTCGGAGCTGTTCGGCATGCGCACGCTGAGCACGCTGCTCAAGTGGGTCATCAGCGCCGGGCCCGTGGTGCTGATCGTCGTCTTCCAGCCGGAAATCCGCCGCATGCTTGAGGGCATCGGCAATTCCTCGCTCTTCGACCGGGTGAAGACGGACGATCGGGAAATCGAGGTCGCCCTCATCGTGACCGAAATGACGCGGGCGCTGCTCAACATGGCCAAGCGGCGCGTGGGCGCGCTGATCGTCATCGAGCGCCGCACCCGCCTGACCGAGATCATCAACACCGGCACCCAGGTGGACGGCCTCATCTCCCAGCCGCTGATCGAAAACATCTTCGAGCCCAACACCCCGCTGCACGACGGCGCGGTCATCGTCCGCGGCGACCGCGTGGTGGCCGCCGCCTGCCTGCTCAATCTTTCAGAGGGCACGGGCATCAGCCGCGACCTGGGCACCCGCCACCGCGCGGGCCTGGGCATTTCCGAGACGACCGACGCGACGGTCTTCATCGTCTCGGAGGAGACGGGCATCGTCTCCATGGCGCGCGGAGGCAAGCTGACGCGCCACCTGGACGCCCGCTCCATCGAACTGATTCTGCACGAGCTTTACGACGCGGGCCCCTCCGAGCCGCAGGCTCCGTCGCTCATGAATTTCTTTAAGAGGAGGCAGCGCCATGATGAACGGTCCGATCAAGAAGAGTGA
- a CDS encoding MBL fold metallo-hydrolase → MRFSFCPLFSGSSGNCLLACAGDTRVLIDAGMTGRAILGELCKLGVSPDTLCGILVTHEHSDHIRSVGMLSRRFDLPVYASEGTWCAMEEKVQGVAPKNQRVFAAGQDFFVGSLGVQPFSIPHDAADPVGFCLLHGGSKIAVATDLGHLSPSWMQAVTGAQVLLLESNHDVDMLLRGPYPARLKQRIRGRKGHLSNADCAKALTELVPTGLRSVILGHLSGENNLPELAYQTAQQAISALGAVVGEDVTLEVARRDQMSSLFTVA, encoded by the coding sequence ATGCGTTTTTCGTTTTGCCCCCTCTTCTCCGGGTCGAGCGGCAACTGCCTGCTCGCCTGCGCGGGCGACACCCGCGTGCTCATCGACGCGGGCATGACGGGCCGCGCCATTTTGGGCGAGCTGTGCAAGCTGGGCGTGTCGCCCGATACGCTCTGCGGCATCCTCGTCACCCACGAGCACAGCGACCATATCCGCAGCGTCGGCATGCTGAGCCGCAGGTTCGATCTGCCCGTCTACGCGAGCGAGGGAACCTGGTGCGCGATGGAGGAAAAGGTGCAGGGGGTTGCGCCCAAAAATCAGCGCGTCTTCGCCGCCGGGCAGGACTTCTTCGTGGGCAGCCTGGGGGTACAGCCCTTTTCGATTCCGCATGACGCGGCGGACCCGGTAGGCTTTTGCCTGCTGCACGGCGGCAGCAAGATCGCAGTGGCGACCGACCTGGGGCATCTGAGCCCTTCCTGGATGCAGGCGGTGACGGGCGCGCAGGTGCTCCTGCTCGAATCGAACCACGACGTGGACATGCTTCTGCGCGGCCCCTACCCGGCCCGGCTCAAGCAGCGCATCCGCGGGCGCAAGGGGCACCTTTCCAACGCGGACTGCGCAAAAGCGCTCACGGAGCTCGTGCCTACAGGCCTGCGCAGCGTCATTCTCGGCCATTTGAGCGGGGAAAACAACCTGCCGGAGCTGGCCTATCAGACGGCGCAGCAGGCGATTTCGGCGCTGGGAGCTGTCGTCGGGGAGGATGTGACGCTGGAGGTCGCCCGCCGGGATCAGATGAGCAGCCTCTTTACCGTGGCCTGA